Proteins encoded together in one Acanthochromis polyacanthus isolate Apoly-LR-REF ecotype Palm Island chromosome 12, KAUST_Apoly_ChrSc, whole genome shotgun sequence window:
- the LOC110960971 gene encoding acidic leucine-rich nuclear phosphoprotein 32 family member E-like, which yields MEMKKRISLELRNRNPAEVAELVVDNCRSGDGEVEGLTEEYTELEILSMVNVGLSSLAKLPSLPKLRKLEVSDNTITGGLDTLAEKCPNLTYLNLSGNKIKELSSIEALQNLKNLKSLDLYSCEITSLDDYRESVFELLPQLTYLDGYDQEDNEVPDSEADNDDDDEGGPHGDLDDDEDDEEDEDDEEGSDGDEDEVGLSYLMKEGIQDEEDDGDYVEEEEDDEEEEEDGDDDGAAVQGEKRKRDAEDDGEDDDDE from the exons gtggcAGAGCTGGTGGTGGATAACTGTCGCTCAGGGGATGGAGAGGTGGAGGGTCTGACAGAGGAGTACACGGAGCTGGAGATCCTCAGCATGGTCAACGTCGGCCTCAGCTCACTGGCCAAACTGCCATCACTGCCCAAACTACGCAAG CTGGAGGTCAGTGATAACACCATCACCGGAGGTTTGGACACGCTGGCAGAGAAATGTCCAAACCTGACGTACCTGAACCTGAGCGGAAACAAGATCAAAGAGCTGAGCAGCATCGAGGCGCTG CAAAACCTGAAGAACCTGAAGAGTTTGGACCTGTACAGCTGTGAGATCACCTCGCTGGACGACTACAGGGAGAGCGTGTTCGAGCTGCTGCCTCAGCTCACCTACCTGGACGGATACGACCAGGAGGACAACGAGGTGCCCGACTCTGAGGCCGACAATG ACGATGACGATGAAGGAGGTCCACATGGAGACcttgatgatgatgaggacgatgaggaggatgaggacGACGAGGAAGGCTCCGACGGAGACGAGGACGAGGTCGGCCTGTCGTACCTGATGAAGGAGGGAATCCAG GATGAAGAGGACGACGGTGACTacgtggaggaggaggaggacgatgaggaggaagaggaggatggag ACGACGACGGAGCTGCTGTTCAAggggagaagaggaagagagatgCCGAGGACGACGGTGAAGACGACGATGACGAATAG